A stretch of the Glandiceps talaboti chromosome 23, keGlaTala1.1, whole genome shotgun sequence genome encodes the following:
- the LOC144452817 gene encoding catalase-like, with amino-acid sequence MANRDRATNQLNEFKKGQAKPESLTTATGAPIDNKTAVLTAGPRGPLLMQDFTFTDEMAHFGRERIPERVVHAKGAGGFGYLEVTHDITKYTKAKIFEHIGKRTPLAVRFSTVGGESGSADTARDPRGFAIKFYTDEGNWDLVGNNTPIFFIRDPILFPSFIHTQKRNPATHLKDPDMFWDFLTLRPEATHQVSFLFSNRGTPDGYRHMNGYGSHTFKLVNKDGEAVYCKFHFKTDQGIKNLTGDKAAELSKSDPDYAIRDLYNAIAEGNFPTWTFYIQVMTFEEAEKFRWNPFDLTKIWPHGEFPLIPVGKLVLNRNPKNYFAEVEQIAFAPAHMVPGVEASPDKMLQGRLFSYPDTHRHRLGTNYMQIPVNCPFNTRSRNYQRDGPQCVDENQTGAPNYFPNSFSGPQDESKHAQSTFHVSGDVQRYNTADDDNFTQVGNFWRKALSEYDREHLVNNIAGHLKDAQDFLQKRAVHNFTQCDPEFGRRLSEALKAFKSQQTPASANL; translated from the exons ATGGCCAACAGAGACAGAGCAACAAACCAACTCAATGAGTTCAAGAAAGGTCAAGCG AAACCTGAATCGCTGACTACAGCGACAGGTGCGCCAATTGACAACAAGACCGCTGTACTGACAGCCGGACCACGGGGTCCATTATTGATGCAAGATTTCACCTTTACTGATGAAATGGCCCACTTTGGAAGAGAGAGAATTCCAGAAAGAGTTGTGCATGCCAAAGGAGCAG GTGGATTTGGTTATCTGGAAGTTAcccatgacatcacaaaatatacTAAAGCCAAAATATTTGAACACATTGGAAAGAGAACGCCACTCGCTGTTAGATTTTCAACTGTTG GTGGAGAATCTGGGTCTGCAGACACTGCTCGTGATCCCCGTGGTTTTGCTATTAAGTTTTACACCGATGAAGGTAACTGGGATCTCGTGGGTAACAACACACCAATCTTCTTCATCAGAGATCCTATCCTTTTCCCAAGTTTCATCCACACCCAGAAGAGAAACCCGGCCACTCATTTGAAG GATCCTGATATGTTTTGGGATTTCCTGACTCTCAGACCTGAAGCAACACATCAAGTGTCATTCTTGTTTTCAAACCGTGGAACACCTGATGGTTACAGACATATGAATGGATATGGTAGTCATACATTTAAACTTGTCAACAAAGATGGCGAAGCTGTTTACTGCAAGTTCCATTTCAAG ACTGACCAAGGTATCAAGAATTTGACTGGTGACAAGGCTGCAGAGCTGAGTAAGAGCGATCCTGACTACGCCATCAGAGACTTGTACAATGCTATCGCTGAAGGCAACTTT CCAACATGGACTTTTTATATCCAAGTTATGACATTTGAAGAAGCTGAGAAGTTTAGATGGAATCCATTTGATCTGACCAAG ATTTGGCCACATGGAGAGTTTCCATTGATTCCAGTTGGTAAGTTGGTTCTTAATAGAAATCCTAAAAACTACTTTGCTGAAGTGGAACAGATTGCCTTTGCTCCAGCTCACATGGTACCCGGTGTTGAAGCCTCTCCAGATAAAATGTTACAG GGACGTCTGTTCTCCTATCCAGACACCCATCGCCATCGTCTAGGTACTAACTACATGCAGATACCAGTCAACTGTCCATTTAACACTAGATCTAGGAACTACCAGAGAGATGGTCCACAGTGTGTTGATGAAAACCAAA CTGGTGCTCCTAACTACTTCCCGAACAGCTTCAGTGGTCCACAAGATGAAAGCAAACATGCACAGTCAACATTCCACGTGAGTGGAGATGTCCAACGTTACAACACCGCCGATGATGATAACTTTACTCAAGTCGGAAACTTCTGGCGTAAAGCTTTGTCAGAATACGATAGAGAACATCTCGTCAATAACATTGCTGGACACTTGAAGGACGCACAAGATTTTCTACAGAAGCGAGCT GTACACAATTTCACACAGTGTGATCCCGAGTTTGGACGTCGTTTATCTGAAGCCTTGAAAGCCTTCAAATCCCAG CAAACTCCTGCTTCTGCAAACCTGTAA